A part of Aegilops tauschii subsp. strangulata cultivar AL8/78 chromosome 2, Aet v6.0, whole genome shotgun sequence genomic DNA contains:
- the LOC109763529 gene encoding uncharacterized protein yields the protein MFAWCVERAKGQDASIRRGQSQRTKVCSSVAKFGTIPWGGPGTSCSDPARMPTIYCCQGLEVKPNQSVNVSPDDEHFLHLSQGALGEVKKDDKATMFVKIGDQKLAIRTLSTDKFPQIQFDLVFEKEFELSHNSKTSSLLREMNILFYSSKNVSSSSYVKYTFTCLMYNTT from the exons ATG TTTGCTTGGTGTGTGGAGAGGGCCAAAGGACAAGATGCTTCAATCCGGCGAGGACAGAGCCAAAGGACCAAAGTTTGTTCATCTGTTGCCAAG TTTGGTACCATCCCGTGGGGAGGGCCAGGGACAAGCTGCTCCGATCCGGCCAGGATGCCCACCATCTATTGTTGCCAAG GCCTTGAGGTTAAGCCTAACCAGTCCGTCAATGTTTCACCTGATGACGAGCACTTTCTCCATCTCTCCCAG GGTGCCCTTGGTGAAGTGAAGAAGGATGACAAGGCAACCATGTTCGTCAAGATCGGCGACCAGAAGTTAGCCATCAGGACCCTCTCTACTGACAAGTTCCCTCAGATTCAGTTCGACCTCGTCTTTGAGAAGGAGTTTGAGCTGTCACACAATTCCAAGACATCCAGCCTGCTAAGGGAGATGAATATCCTTTTCTATAGTAGTAAGAATGTGTCTTCTTCTTCTTACGTCAAGTACACATTTACATGTCTTATGTACAATACTACTTGA